The following coding sequences are from one Sander lucioperca isolate FBNREF2018 chromosome 2, SLUC_FBN_1.2, whole genome shotgun sequence window:
- the LOC116057268 gene encoding alpha-1-antitrypsin-like protein CM55-ST isoform X2 produces MLSVGAQGETHHQLFSGLGFNSSLLTQTDVDQAFQTLLQRANNTSQEDASEGTAMFVDDYFKPKPEFLQTLKQSYFADGFNVDFNKTTESADAINKYMEEKTNGKIDKLVEDVDANTVMYLISYVYYKGKWATPFDPELTKEDDFNVDENTKVPAVMMNLEDTLHAYQDQELNTTVLQLPFNSSYYMLLMLPDIMVTLENAICPNHVTKWLKAMSPRRYNVDIPKFSIKTSYKLNDVLSEMGMTDMFGDRAIFTGISEEEGLFVSDLVHQATLDVEAEAEAEAAASTRSSSIELTTALPAPIPVKFNRPFMVIITESNTEKILFLGKIINPII; encoded by the exons ATGTTGTCCGTGGGAGCGCAGGGAGAGACGCACCATCAGCTTTTCAGTGGTCTGGGTTTCAACAGCTCCCTCCTGACGCAGACCGATGTGGACCAGGCCTTTCAGACGTTGCTCCAGAGGGCCAACAACACATCTCAGGAGGACGCCAGCGAAGGGACCGCCATGTTCGTGGACGACTACTTCAAGCCGAAACCAGAGTTCCTGCAGACCCTGAAGCAGTCGTACTTCGCAGATGGGTTCAATGTGGACTTCAACAAAACCACAGAAAGTGCTGATGCCATCAATAAGTACATGGAGGAGAAGACCAACGGGAAGATTGACAAGCTGGTGGAAGACGTGGATGCAAACACAGTCATGTATCTCATCAGCTACGTCTACTACAAAG GAAAGTGGGCGACTCCGTTTGACCCTGAGCTCACCAAGGAAGACGACTTCAATGTGGACGAGAACACCAAG GTTCCAGCCGTCATGATGAATCTGGAGGATACTCTCCATGCCTATCAAGACCAGGAGCTGAACACAACGGTCCTTCAGCTCCCCTTCAACAGCTCCTACTATATGCTGCTGATGTTGCCTGACATCATGGTAACACTGGAGAACGCCATCTGCCCGAACCACGTCACCAAATGGTTGAAGGCTATGAGCCCCAG GAGATATAATGTAGATATTCCAAAGTTCTCCATCAAGACTTCCTACAAACTGAACGATGTGCTGTCAGAAATGGGAATGACAGACATGTTTGGTGATCGTGCAATTTTTACTGGGATTTCAGAGGAGGAAGGACTGTTTGTCTCGGAT CTTGTGCACCAAGCTACGCTGGACGTGGAGGCTGAAGCTGAAGCCGAAGCTGCAGCTTCCACACGCAGCAGCAGCATTGAACTGACGACCGCCCTCCCGGCCCCTATCCCTGTGAAATTCAATCGTCCATTCATGGTCATCATAACTGAAAGTAACACAGAAAAAATCCTGTTCTTAGGCAAGATTATCAACCCAATCATCTGA
- the LOC116057264 gene encoding serpin A3-3-like → MKMRAAVGLWVLSAVICVGRGHHNSGRENLKAVPDTEVDISVSLVNEANKGFSFRLYRKLAAHADSQGENIFFSPASVSAALAALSVGAQGETHRQLFSGLGFNSILLMQTDVDQAFQTFLQSTNNPSQEHASKGTAVFVDNDFKPKPEFLQTLKQSYFADGFNLDFTKATESADAINKYVAEKTNGKIDKLVKDLDPSTVMYLISYIYFKGKWVTRFDPRLTKKDDFNVDENTKVTVDLMNLKDGFNTYQDNVLKTTVLQLPFNSSYSMLLMLPDFMATLENAIDPNLVAKWLKAMSPRRYDVYIPKFSIKTSYNLNNVLSGMGMKDMFGGRANLKGISEKQGLAVSSVVHQAKLDVDEAGATAAAVTGISIERTAPLAPVPVLKFNRPFVVIITERNTEEILFLGKIINPTI, encoded by the exons ATGAAGATGCGTGCAGCCGTGGGTCTCTGGGTCTTATCAGCGGTGATCTGCGTGGGCAGAGGCCATCACAATTCGGGTCGTGAAAACCTCAAGGCCGTCCCAGACACTGAAGTGGACATCAGCGTCTCCCTGGTGAACGAAGCAAACAAAGGGTTTTCCTTCCGGCTCTACAGGAAGTTAGCAGCTCATGCTGACTCACAGGGAGAGAATATCTTCTTCTCCCCGGCTAGTGTGTCGGCCGCCTTGGCTGCGTTGTCCGTGGGAGCGCAGGGGGAGACGCACCGTCAGCTTTTCAGTGGTCTGGGTTTCAACAGCATCCTTCTGATGCAGACAGATGTGGACCAGGCCTTCCAGACGTTCCTCCAGAGCACCAACAACCCATCTCAGGAGCACGCCAGCAAAGGGACCGCTGTGTTCGTGGACAATGACTTCAAGCCCAAGCCAGAGTTCCTGCAGACCCTGAAGCAGTCGTACTTCGCAGATGGGTTCAATCTGGACTTCACCAAAGCCACAGAAAGTGCTGATGCCATCAATAAGTACGTGGCGGAGAAGACCAACGGGAAGATTGACAAGCTGGTGAAAGACTTGGATCCAAGCACAGTCATGTATCTAATCAGCTACATTTATTTCAAAG GAAAGTGGGTGACTAGGTTTGACCCTAGGCTCACCAAGAAGGATGACTTCAATGTGGATGAGAACACCAAG GTTACAGTTGACTTGATGAATCTGAAGGATGGTTTCAACACCTACCAAGACAATGTGCTGAAGACAACGGTCCTTCAGCTCCCCTTCAACAGCTCCTACTCCATGCTGCTGATGTTGCCTGACTTCATGGCAACACTGGAGAACGCCATTGACCCGAACCTGGTTGCCAAATGGTTGAAGGCTATGAGCCCCAG GAGATATGATGTATATATTCCAAAGTTCTCCATCAAGACTTCCTACAACCTCAACAATGTGCTGTCAGGAATGGGAATGAAGGACATGTTTGGTGGTCGTGCAAATTTGAAAGGCATTTCAGAGAAGCAAGGACTGGCAGTCTCAAGT GTTGTGCACCAAGCTAAGCTGGACGTGGATGAGGCCGGAGCCACCGCTGCAGCTGTCACAGGCATCAGCATCGAACGGACTGCCCCCCTGGCCCCTGTCCCTGTGTTGAAGTTCAATCGTCCATTCGTGGTCATCATCACTGAACGCAATACGGAAGAAATCCTCTTCTTGGGCAAGATTATCAACCCAACCATCTGA